One Spinacia oleracea cultivar Varoflay chromosome 4, BTI_SOV_V1, whole genome shotgun sequence DNA segment encodes these proteins:
- the LOC110802504 gene encoding probable DNA helicase MCM9 isoform X2 translates to MKYTETWSPSSPPTTPTNSAPSFFLLILAFTSLFSSKLMNDHLQVAQLIFSKPTDYLPKFDFAAISAQRLILKDSPGGSSSTIKENVHVRISILGSPLESPETYPRIGKVRVKHSNILLTLKGTVIRSGAIKTIEGERRYECRKCKSVFPVYPELETGNIIKPPLACLSDKSQECEGNKFVPVENSTKFHDYQEIKIQESAQLLGVGSIPRSIRVILQNDLVDIVKAGDDVIITGVLTAKWSSDLKDVRCDLEPVLVANHVRLTNKLKSELDIPDETIIKFKKFWEKFSSTPLKGRNAVLKAICPQVFGLFTVKLAVALTLIGGVQHVDASGTKVRGESHLLLVGDPGTGKSQFLKFAAKLSNRAVMTTGLGSTSAGLTVTAVKDSGEWMLEAGALVLADGGLCCIDEFDSMRQHDRATIHEAMEQQTISIAKAGLVTTVSTRTIVFGATNPKGQYDPSQPLSVNTTLSGPLLSRFDIVLVLLDTKNPEWDKVVSSHILAEEEPVRVKDDEDLTNCWSLSMIRRYISFVKGYFKPTLTKEAERVISSYYQLQRRSGTENAARITVRMLESLIRLAQAHARLMFRNEVTQLDAITAILCIESSMTTSAIVDSVGNALHSNFTENPDTEYAKQEKFILEKLNLVDEFPGVRRLSG, encoded by the exons ATGAAATATACAGAGACATGGTCACCTTCCTCACCACCAACCACTCCGACCAACTCCGCTCCCTCATTCTTTCTCCTGATTCTCGCCTTCACTTCCCTATTTTCATCGA AGCTTATGAACGATCATCTACAAGTTGCTCAGCTCATCTTCTCCAAACCCACGGATTACTTGCCCAAATTTGATTTTGCAGCTATTTCTGCTCAG AGGTTGATTTTGAAGGATTCTCCAGGCGGGTCATCTTCCACCATTAAGGAAAATGTTCATGTTCGCATTAGTATACTGGGCTCTCCCCTTGAATCTCCAG AGACTTATCCTAGGATTGGAAAGGTGAGGGTGAAGCATAGTAACATTCTTCTAACCCTCAAAGGGACTGTAATACGATCAGGTGCAATTAAGACAATTGAAGGTGAAAGGAGGTACGAATGTAGGAAATGTAAGTCAGTTTTTCCAGTTTATCCTGAGCTAGAAACCGGGAACATTATAAAACCACCATTGGCTTGCCTCTCAGACAAATCTCAGGAGTGTGAAGGCAATAAGTTTGTACCTGTAGAAAACAGCACTAAATTCCATGATTACCAAGAAATCAAGATCCAAGAAAGCGCCCAACTGTTGGGTGTTGGATCCATACCGCGTTCTATCCGTGTCATCTTGCAGAATGACCTAGTTGACATTGTTAAGGCAGGAGATGATGTGATTATTACTGGTGTTTTGACTGCAAAATGGTCTTCAGATTTGAAAGATGTCAGATGTGATCTTGAGCCTGTTTTGGTTGCCAATCATGTGAGACTAACCAATAAGCTAAAATCCGAGCTAGACATACCTGATGAAACTATTATCAAATTCAAGAAATTCTGGGAAAAATTCAGCAGTACCCCACTGAAAGGGAGGAATGCAGTTCTCAAAGCTATATGTCCCCAGGTTTTTGGTCTCTTCACTGTGAAGTTGGCAGTTGCTTTAACCCTTATTGGTGGTGTGCAGCATGTTGATGCTTCAGGGACAAAGGTAAGAGGAGAATCCCACTTGCTTCTTGTGGGTGATCCCGGTACAGGAAAATCCCAGTTTCTGAAATTTGCTGCTAAATTGAGTAACAGAGCTGTTATGACAACTGGACTAGGAAGCACAAGTGCTGGGTTGACTGTCACTGCCGTGAAAGATTCTGGTGAGTGGATGCTCGAAGCTGGTGCACTTGTATTAGCTGATGGCGGTCTTTGCTGCATCGATGAATTTGACAGCATGAGGCAACATGACAGAGCTACCATACATGAAGCTATGGAACAGCAAACAATTAGCATTGCAAAAGCTGGTCTTGTGACAACTGTTAGTACAAGAACCATTGTTTTTGGTGCCACAAATCCAAAGGGACAGTATGATCCCAGCCAACCTTTATCTGTCAATACTACACTTTCGGGTCCTTTACTGAGCAGATTCGATATAGTTCTGGTTCTATTGGACACGAAAAACCCCGAGTGGGATAAAGTTGTTTCATCCCATATTCTTGCTGAGGAGGAACCAGTTAGAGTAAAAGATGATGAAGATTTAACAAACTGTTGGTCACTTTCTATGATACGGAGGTATATTAGTTTTGTTAAAGGGTACTTTAAGCCAACACTTACAAAAGAAGCTGAGAGAGTAATTTCGAGTTATTACCAACTGCAAAGAAGATCAGGAACAGAAAATGCTGCAAGAATAACTGTGAGAATGTTAGAAAGTCTAATTCGGCTAGCACAGGCTCATGCAAGACTGATGTTCAGGAATGAGGTGACTCAGTTGGATGCCATTACTGCTATCTTATGTATAGAATCTTCCATGACTACTTCAGCAATAGTGGATAGTGTTGGGAATGCTTTACATTCGAATTTCACAGAAAACCCGGATACTGAATATGCCAAGCAGGAAAAGTTTATACTTGAAAAACTTAATTTGGTTGATGAATTTCCTGGTGTGAGGAGATTGAGTGGATGA
- the LOC110802504 gene encoding probable DNA helicase MCM9 isoform X1, translated as MYLPEVTADDEIYRDMVTFLTTNHSDQLRSLILSPDSRLHFPIFIDFAELMNDHLQVAQLIFSKPTDYLPKFDFAAISAQRLILKDSPGGSSSTIKENVHVRISILGSPLESPETYPRIGKVRVKHSNILLTLKGTVIRSGAIKTIEGERRYECRKCKSVFPVYPELETGNIIKPPLACLSDKSQECEGNKFVPVENSTKFHDYQEIKIQESAQLLGVGSIPRSIRVILQNDLVDIVKAGDDVIITGVLTAKWSSDLKDVRCDLEPVLVANHVRLTNKLKSELDIPDETIIKFKKFWEKFSSTPLKGRNAVLKAICPQVFGLFTVKLAVALTLIGGVQHVDASGTKVRGESHLLLVGDPGTGKSQFLKFAAKLSNRAVMTTGLGSTSAGLTVTAVKDSGEWMLEAGALVLADGGLCCIDEFDSMRQHDRATIHEAMEQQTISIAKAGLVTTVSTRTIVFGATNPKGQYDPSQPLSVNTTLSGPLLSRFDIVLVLLDTKNPEWDKVVSSHILAEEEPVRVKDDEDLTNCWSLSMIRRYISFVKGYFKPTLTKEAERVISSYYQLQRRSGTENAARITVRMLESLIRLAQAHARLMFRNEVTQLDAITAILCIESSMTTSAIVDSVGNALHSNFTENPDTEYAKQEKFILEKLNLVDEFPGVRRLSG; from the exons ATGTACTTGCCGGAGGTAACAGCCGACGATGAAATATACAGAGACATGGTCACCTTCCTCACCACCAACCACTCCGACCAACTCCGCTCCCTCATTCTTTCTCCTGATTCTCGCCTTCACTTCCCTATTTTCATCGA TTTTGCAGAGCTTATGAACGATCATCTACAAGTTGCTCAGCTCATCTTCTCCAAACCCACGGATTACTTGCCCAAATTTGATTTTGCAGCTATTTCTGCTCAG AGGTTGATTTTGAAGGATTCTCCAGGCGGGTCATCTTCCACCATTAAGGAAAATGTTCATGTTCGCATTAGTATACTGGGCTCTCCCCTTGAATCTCCAG AGACTTATCCTAGGATTGGAAAGGTGAGGGTGAAGCATAGTAACATTCTTCTAACCCTCAAAGGGACTGTAATACGATCAGGTGCAATTAAGACAATTGAAGGTGAAAGGAGGTACGAATGTAGGAAATGTAAGTCAGTTTTTCCAGTTTATCCTGAGCTAGAAACCGGGAACATTATAAAACCACCATTGGCTTGCCTCTCAGACAAATCTCAGGAGTGTGAAGGCAATAAGTTTGTACCTGTAGAAAACAGCACTAAATTCCATGATTACCAAGAAATCAAGATCCAAGAAAGCGCCCAACTGTTGGGTGTTGGATCCATACCGCGTTCTATCCGTGTCATCTTGCAGAATGACCTAGTTGACATTGTTAAGGCAGGAGATGATGTGATTATTACTGGTGTTTTGACTGCAAAATGGTCTTCAGATTTGAAAGATGTCAGATGTGATCTTGAGCCTGTTTTGGTTGCCAATCATGTGAGACTAACCAATAAGCTAAAATCCGAGCTAGACATACCTGATGAAACTATTATCAAATTCAAGAAATTCTGGGAAAAATTCAGCAGTACCCCACTGAAAGGGAGGAATGCAGTTCTCAAAGCTATATGTCCCCAGGTTTTTGGTCTCTTCACTGTGAAGTTGGCAGTTGCTTTAACCCTTATTGGTGGTGTGCAGCATGTTGATGCTTCAGGGACAAAGGTAAGAGGAGAATCCCACTTGCTTCTTGTGGGTGATCCCGGTACAGGAAAATCCCAGTTTCTGAAATTTGCTGCTAAATTGAGTAACAGAGCTGTTATGACAACTGGACTAGGAAGCACAAGTGCTGGGTTGACTGTCACTGCCGTGAAAGATTCTGGTGAGTGGATGCTCGAAGCTGGTGCACTTGTATTAGCTGATGGCGGTCTTTGCTGCATCGATGAATTTGACAGCATGAGGCAACATGACAGAGCTACCATACATGAAGCTATGGAACAGCAAACAATTAGCATTGCAAAAGCTGGTCTTGTGACAACTGTTAGTACAAGAACCATTGTTTTTGGTGCCACAAATCCAAAGGGACAGTATGATCCCAGCCAACCTTTATCTGTCAATACTACACTTTCGGGTCCTTTACTGAGCAGATTCGATATAGTTCTGGTTCTATTGGACACGAAAAACCCCGAGTGGGATAAAGTTGTTTCATCCCATATTCTTGCTGAGGAGGAACCAGTTAGAGTAAAAGATGATGAAGATTTAACAAACTGTTGGTCACTTTCTATGATACGGAGGTATATTAGTTTTGTTAAAGGGTACTTTAAGCCAACACTTACAAAAGAAGCTGAGAGAGTAATTTCGAGTTATTACCAACTGCAAAGAAGATCAGGAACAGAAAATGCTGCAAGAATAACTGTGAGAATGTTAGAAAGTCTAATTCGGCTAGCACAGGCTCATGCAAGACTGATGTTCAGGAATGAGGTGACTCAGTTGGATGCCATTACTGCTATCTTATGTATAGAATCTTCCATGACTACTTCAGCAATAGTGGATAGTGTTGGGAATGCTTTACATTCGAATTTCACAGAAAACCCGGATACTGAATATGCCAAGCAGGAAAAGTTTATACTTGAAAAACTTAATTTGGTTGATGAATTTCCTGGTGTGAGGAGATTGAGTGGATGA